The Tolypothrix sp. PCC 7712 region AATCCTGTGGGGACGAATGAAACGATTCGCGTAGTTACAGAAAGTGCTGATAAAACTACTTTGCTAGTATTAAACGACAGAGTGCAAGATGGCGAAGATGTTTCTTGGATTTGGGATGTAGATACAGAGAAATTAGTTCAGCGTGGTGGTACTTTAGTTGTGAGTGGCGATCGCGCTTATGATATGGCCTTACGTCTGCGCTACAGTGACCCCAATCCTGCCCAAAATTTTAACCTGATTGTAGAAGAAGACTTACGTCAGGCTATTAACACCGCCTTAGAGCGTACACCCAACAACGAAACCCTGCATATTTTACCCACATATACAGCAATGTTGAGCGTCCGTGAAGTATTAACAGGACGCAAGATTTTATAAATTTGGTGTTTGGTGTTGGGTGTTTGGTGTTTTTTACCTTCTTCATCCCCAATTACCAATTACCCATTACCCATTACCCATTACCCTTTCCCCATTCCCCCTTCCCCAATCCTATGAATTATCAAATTACAATCGGTTGGTTATATCCGACGCTGATGAGTACCTATGGCGATCGCGGTAATGTAATTACTATAGAACGCCGCGCTCAATGGCGGGGATTTGGCGTTAAGGTTGTATCTTTAGATCAAAATGCGACAGCAGAGGATATTAAAGCTGTTGATTTAATTGTCGGTGGTGGCGCACAAGACCGCCAGCAGGAAATTGTTATGCGCGATTTGCAAGGTGCGAAAGCCGATGCGATGCGTGAAAAAATCGAAAATGGCACACCGGGAGTATTTACCTGTGGTTCTCCGCAGTTGCTAGGACATTATTACGAACCTGGACTAGGACAACGCATTGAAGGTTTAGGAATTTTAGATTTAGTCTCTGTGCATCCTGGTGAAAATACTAAACGCTGCATCGGTAACTTAGTCATTGAAGTGACAGCTTCTCGCCTAGCGCAGGATTTAAAAGCGATGACAGGTAGCACACCGTATTTAGTCGGCTTTGAAAATCACGGTGGACGTACCAAGCTAGGGAAAGTGGAAGCCTTGGGAAAAGTCGTGTACGGCTTAGGCAATAACGGTGAAGATGGTACAGAAGGAGCATTTTATCAGAATGCGATCGCAACCTATTCTCACGGCCCCTTGTTACCCAAAAATCCCTTTGTTGCAGATTGGTTAATTCAAACAGCGTTGCGGCTGAAGTATCAACAGCCAATCACACTAGAACCTTTAGATGATACCTTAGCAATGCAAGCACGGGAAGCCATGTTTAAGCGGTTGAAAGTGAGTTTACCAACACCTGCTGCAGCTAACGTTTAAGTACTTAGGGCCTTCCAAGTAAAAAAATATTCCTAACATTATTGTTGACTGTTAACTGTTGACTGTTAACTGTGAACAATCAACGGTCAACAACGTTAATACGGAATAATTTATTTTTTGGAGTTCCCTTACTTAAACAAACGTGGCTGTCCAGATCCCCGACTTTCTCAAAAATTCGGGGATCTAAATCTCGCTAAAATCTGTCAGTTCGCGTAGGATGCGTTATACCGTTTCACTAAAAGTGTGATACATTAACGCCTGTTGCCAACCTTGTTCCCATGCTTCCCGTAAATTTTGAGATCTAATTGCTTTGGTCATGCATCATTATCTGTTGCAGGCGCTTCAATAATACCTTGAATATAGCGCTTCTATTTACGCTGATGAATGATGGTGAATAAAGTCTGTAGGCTTCACCCATCAGAGAAAGCAGTTATCCTGAGAATATGGAACTTCAACTTCCGAACTGCAACATCCGACATCCACAGGAAACTGCACCCCTATTAATTCCCTAGAATTGTTTGCAAACCTTGAACTAATCTCTCCATCCCTGCTTTTACCGTCTCTTGTTGCAGCGCACCGTAAGCAACACGCAGATAGCATCCATCTTCCATCCCAAAGGTTGTACCAGGAATCACTGCTACTTGATGTTCCTGTATGAGTTTTTTGACTAACTCAAAAGCATTCATCTGGGTATGAACTTTCAAGAAGAAATAAAATGCGCCATCCGCAGGGGTAATAGTACACAAACCTTGTAGGTGATTGAGCGATTCCAAAACTACTTCTCTGACTTGGGAAATTGCACCAATATTTTCCTTTAAATACTCTTCTTTAGCTTGCAATGCTCCTAAAGCTGCATACTGAGAAATGACTGGCGCACAAATCAAAATAGTATCTTGGACTTTTTTCACAGGAACCAGCAGATGTTGCGGAATCACCATATAACCGATGCGCCAACTCGCAAAACCGTAGGCTTTAGAAAGGCTATACAAGGAAATGGTGTAATCGCTACTATTGGCAAAGGCAGCCGGGGAAATATGTTTTACGCCGTTATAAGTAAAGTATTCATAGGCTTCATCGCTAATGTGATAAATTCCGTTATTGCCACATAATTGATTAACTTGCCGCAATGCTGCTTCTGAATACACTACCCCTGTAGGATTATTGGGGGAAATCGTAACAACTGCCCTGGTTTTAGGTGTAATTGCTTGGGCGATCGCATCTGGACGCAGTTGATAATTTTCATCGGTATCTACTAACACCGGACAACAACCCGCCATTGTAATGGCCATTTCATGATTGAAATAGTAGGGTTTATTGAGAATAATCTCATCACCAGGGCTAGTAATCGCTAGAATGGCGTTCATAAACCCCATGTTGCTGCCGGCGGTGACAACTATGCAGTTATTTTGATTAATTTCAATGCCATTAAAGGCTTGTAATTTTGCTGCTAAGGCTGCTATTAATGGCGGAATTCCCTCAACTGCTTTGTATAAATTATTCGTGGGTTCTGCCAGAAACTTAGCTAAAAACTCCTGTGCTTGTGGTGGTGGATTGTAGGAAACCACACCTTGTCCTAAAGAAATAGTTCCTGGCGAATTTGTAATCAATTCCCCAACAACAGGAATGATTGGCGTTTGCACCGCCTGCATACGAGATGTTAGGGATTCCATATCAAATTAAGCTGAAAGGGGCGGAGGAAAGCGGATATCGGCATTAAATTGCTCAACATTGGCGCTGCGATGAATCGGTAACACATATTCTAAATTTTCATGGGGGCGGGGAATTATATGATGGGAAAGCACTTCACCCCCATTCACTCGTCCTACTGCTTCTAATCCTGCACCTACTGCAACAGTTACCTCGCCTACTTCCCCCCGAATCAGCACCGTAATTCGCCCCAAATCAGTATTTTCATACCCTACAAGCGTGATCCGCGCCGCCTTACACATCGCATCCCCAACTTCCACGGCTGCGGGTACGCCATAAACTTCAATCATGCCGAGTGATAGTGTCATAGGTTAGGGACTGGGGACTGGGGACTGGGGACTGGGGACTGGGGACTGGGTAATGATCATTTCTCCCTCATCCTCCTCATCCCCCTCATCCTCCTCATCCCCCTCATCCTCCTCATCCTCCTCATCCTCCTCATCCCCCTCATCCCCCTCATCTCCTCCATCAATTACTTGCCAGACTTAACTGCGACTCTTGACGCGCACGCTTACCTGTAATCATCATTTTGACACCATTCGCAGGCGCAAGGGTAAGACCCCGACGGCGAGCTACTTCTGGTTTATGATCAGCTAAAGCGAGTTGATAGCGCGAAAGAATTGTTGCCAATACTATTTTCATTTCAAATATGGCTAAAGCTTCACCTAAACAGCGACGGACACCGCCACCAAAGGGTATAAATTCATAGGGGGAAAATTGGCGTTCGAGAAATCTTTCTGGCTTAAATTGCTGATGTTCTGGATACAAATCCTCTCGTTGATGGGTGAGAAACATACAGCCAATGACTACTGTATTTGGTTGTAGAGAATATCCTATGAGCTCAACAGGTTCTTGTACTACCCTGGGAAATGTCAACATAGCAACTGGCCGAATCCGCAAAGTTTCATTACAGACAGCAGTAAGATAGGGCAGTCGGAAAATGCTCATAGGGTCAGGAGCATCGCCCAAATTGTCTAGTTCTTGTAATAATTTGGTGTAGACTTCTGGTTTTTGGTGTATCCAATATAATCCCCAAGCCATCGCCGTTGCGGTCGTTTCGTATCCAGCAACTAACAGAGTAATCAACTCATCTCGCAACTCTTGATCGGTCATTTGATTACCCGCTTCATCTGTTGCGGACATCAGTAAAGAGAGAATATCTATGCGTTCAGGATTTGGTTTCTGGCGACGTTCGGCAATTTCTGCATAAAGTAATTGATCGAGTTTCTTTTGATCTCGGAGAAATTTTCCCCAGGGACTCCAAGCACCTAAATCTTTTTGTAAAGCAGGGAAAAACAGAAAGCTAGAAGTTAAAGGAGAGCGAAACAGATCCCCCATCAACTTTAATTGTTGCTTCAGTTGTTCGCAACGTTCTCCCTCATAAACACCAAACACTGTTTGTAAAATGACTTGCAGAGAAATCTCTTGGGTGGTGTTACGAGCCGAAAATATCTGATTAGTCGGTAATTGATTAAGTAATTTTTCAGTCAAATCACGTATTAGCTGACCATATGCTCGCATCCGATCGCCATGAAAGGAAGGCATAACTAATTGTCGTCGCTTTCTGTGGCGATCGCCATCTAGCATGACAATTGAATAGTCTCCTAATAAAGGCTGTAAAAGTTTATTTTCTTTACCAATGGCTAAAAACTTTTTGCGATCATTGGTTAATATTTCTTGTAAACCCTGGGGATGGTTCACAAAAACGATGTTGTTCCCAAAACCAATGATCCGGGCAGTGAAAAGATCGGGATATTGCTGGGCTGCACTTTCCATATATCCTACAGGATCAGCCACCCATTGGATTCTTTGCAGAAAAGGAGGCTTTTTCAGCTGATTGGGTAGTTGCATATCAAAAAAAGTGAATTCATGCCTGTGCTAAATATGCAGTGTAACTTTTTCTCCGCACCTTGACAAAGTAATTTCCGATTCGGTATTTGCTATTAAATAGCACCACTCATGAATACAATAAAACCCACCTACTTAGATTTATTGAAATCAAATACGCTTTTGGGTCAGCATATATCTATAGATGGTTGCAATATTGCGCGCATCGTCAATACCACGGTGGTGTGTACCCTTCAGTTCCATTCCTAAATGTTCCAGAGCCTGCGCCATACCAAATCTTTTAGATACGCTAAGATATTTGGAAAATTCCTCTTTAATATTTATATGTTCTGCACCGAAAGGATAAGGAACATGATGATATTTACAGTCTTGAATAAACTGACTTTTATCGTAATTCCCCCAAGAACAAAAAATATTATTAGGAAATGAACTCATCCATGCTTTGAGATTAGCGATCGCCTCGGTAAATTTAGGCGCTGTCTCAATATCTTGTTGCTGTATGCTAGTTAAATTTGTGCAGAAAGGTGTTAATTGCGGATTTCTCACAGGTTGGATAAACTGTTGAAACTCCGAATCAATTTCCCAAGTATTCCCATTGAGCATCACCGCACCAATTTCGATGATCTCCATTTCTTGACGCGGAACAGTCCCGCGATCGCAACAGGTAGCTTCTAAATCGATGATCAGATAATAGGGATAATTTTGATTGTTCATTTTAATAAATAAAAATATTTAATTTGATTTTTTGACCACTTGGCAATATTGTCTTTTGTACAGCCTGATAATACATATACTACATAGTGTAATGTATGAAATCAGGACTCTGCAAGCAACGCCGAGCAATTAATTTGAGGAAAAAGGTTTCAGCCAACCAAGTTGCATAGCAGCATCGAGTGCGATCGCAGCGATCGCAAACCACAATATACTCTCAAGCGCTAGGACAAGATGAGGTAAGAGAGAAACTGTAATATTCCCATCGGCTTCTATTTGAGTTAATCCTCTGACTAAACCAAAAGCAAACACACCACCTGCTTTTAGGTGAGGATTGTGATCTGTACGGATGATATAGCGGTAAGTAACACCAAATAGCAAGCCAGAGAAAGACGCGATCGCACCACTCAGCAAAAAATGTAAAGTTAGCGGCTCAATTAAGAGAGTTGCGAATAAGGAAAAATACTTTGCCAGCACTAAAGTGTTCACAAGACTAGTGGCAATAAAAGCTAAACCCAGCGATAAACCGCCAATTATCCCAGCTTTTAAGGATTCCAGGCGTTCCACCATCAATTGAGCATCTAAAATTCTATTCACAATTGTCCCACGCTTCCTTGCAAATCAACCAATAATACCAATTCGTAATTCGTAATACCCTACGGGAAGCGCAAAGCGCTACGTAATTCGTAATTAAGAAAGCTAGATTTCCCAAAGCTTTGGGAGGAAAGCATCTGTTGCCGAATTTTGGTGAATTCGTATAAGAGTTGCATTCCCCATTGCCCATTGCCCATTCCCCATTGCCCATTCCCCGTTCCCCATTGCCCATTCCCCATTCCCCATTCCCCATTCCCCGTTCCCCATTCCCCATTCCCCATTGCCCCTTTCCCAGTATGATGAATAGAAGAACTGTTTTGTAATCATTTTAAAAGTGGAACTATGGCGATTTTGACATTGGGATGGGTATCACTGTTGGTCGTATTCACTTGGTCAATTGCAATGGTAGTTTGGGGCCGTAACGGACTATAGAAGCATCGTGGAAAGTCCATTTCTGAGTATTTTGGCATTATTTGCTGTAGCGCTGCTAGTCGCAGTCACAGGAGGCGTTGGTTATTTAACTCTGGCAGATTGGCGCGATCGCCGTCTTCGAGAAAATGAAAAACGCGAAACCAAACGCAGTACTCCCAAGCGGAAGTAATTTCTGCTTGGTATACTACAGCCTAATTTTCTAGAGGCAAAAATTTTGTCTGAGGGGTAGCGATCGCTGCCTCTCAATCGTATTAATTTATACTAAATTTAATAAATTTGAGTTATTATACTTATTTCTAAAGATATAGATGTATAATTTGTATGTTATTATACGTATGTCTTTAGACACAAAACTTAAAAAATCTGTTACCTTCAGGGTATTTATGGGCATCTTAAATATAGAAGACTCGTAAGTATTTAAAGCCCTATTTGGCATGGAAAACTCCTTTTCGCTACAATCTTCAAACCCAAATACTGAGCAAGAAGCATATCAGCCAGATCAGAGATTTTCCCTCTATCAAGGCGATCAACATAGAGCTTTGTCTAAAGTAATTGCCCGTATCCGCGAATCTTTAGATATAGAAACTATCTTTAAAACTACAGTCAAAGAAGTGCGTCAGCTGCTCAATAGTGACAGGGTGGGAGTTTTCCGTTTTTACCCTGATTCGGGATGGGAAGGAGAATTTATCTATGAAGATGTGGCTACAGAATGGAGTTCAGCGCTAAAAGCAAAACTGCGCGATCAATGTTTTGCTACAGAATTTGCTGGGTTGTATCAGCAAGGGCGAATTAATGTCTTACATGATATCTATCAAGCTAATATTAGCGATTGTCATATCAAGCTCTTAGAAAGGTTCCAAGTCCGTGCTAATATTGCTGTCCCCCTGATGAAAGGTAAAGATTTATGGGGATTGCTATGTATTCATCAATGTAGTCAACCTCGGCAATGGCAAGCATCAGAAGTTGAATTTGCCCAACTCATTGCTGAACATTTAGGAGTTGCATTACTACAGGCAGATTATCTCGAACAAGTAAAAATACAATCAGCACAATTAGCGCAAGCAACAGCCAGAACCAAAGTAGCAGAATGGCAAAAAACTATAGCCAAAACTGTAGAAAAAATTCGTCAGTTTCTCGATTTAAAAAGCATTTTCCATGCTACCACAGAGGAACTGAGAAAATTGCTGAATGCCGATCGAGTTGCTATTTACCGTTTCAATCCAGATTGGAGTGGTGAATTTGTCTTTGAATCAGTAGCAGCAGGTTGGACTTCTTTAATTGAGGAACAGTCACAGCGTCCTGAATTAGGTGAAAATGTTAGCGAATGTAGTGTTAAAGATTTAGCCGAAATTCCCTTAGTTGATACTTACTTACAAGATACAGAAGGCGGACGTTTTACTAGAGGCGAAGTCTATCGAATTTGTAATGATATTTATCAAGCTGATTTTAGTGAATGTTACATTAACGTCTTAGAAAGTTATCAAGCAAAAGCTTATGTCATTATTGCTATTTACCACGGACAAAAACTTTGGGGTTTGCTAGCTGTTTATCAAAACGATAGCAGCCGTGATTGGCAAGAAGATGAAGTTTATTTACTGACTCAAGTTGGTACTCAACTAGGTGTTGCGTTACAGCAAGCAGAGTTTTTAGAGCAATCACAAAATCAAGCAGCAGAACTCACCAAAGCTGCTGAAAGACAAAGGGCGCTGGCGAATACCGTTGAAAAAATTCGGCAATCATTAGATATTGACATTATATTTAAGACTACTACTCAAGAAGTACGAGGATTATTACAAGTAGAAAGAGTCTCAATTTATCGTTTTAATCCTGACTGGAGTGGTGAATTTGTTGCAGATTCTATTGTTGATGGCTGGACAAGAATCATTCAACCACAATCTGTCACAGAACAGGCGCTTTTACCAGGAACACCACCAGGTAAATATGCGCGTCATGAAATATTTGTACCTATTTCTCAAGGCGAGAAACTTTGGGGTTTATTAGTAGCTTATCAAAACTCCCAAGCACGTTATTGGCAAAATGAAGAAATCAATTTGTTAGCGCAAGTAGGCGTACAATTAGGAGTAGCAATACAGCAAGCAGAAACCTTGAAGCAGGTGCAAATACAGGCGCAGCAATTGGCTCAAGCTGCTGAAAGAGAACGGAAAGCTACTGAAAGAGAGAAAGCTTTAGCTGCAACCGTGAAAAAAATGCGCCAATCGCTCAATCTTGATACTATATTTGCCACCACTACTCAAGAAGTGCAAAGACTATTAGAACTTGATAGAGCCACAATTTACCGTTTTCAAGAAGACCATAATGTTGAATTTGTAGCTGAATCATTAGTAAATAATGGGACAGTGAATCGGCAAGTTGTGCCTTTAATTATTAGAGATTATTTCCAACAAATTCAAGGCAGAGATTACCATAACAGTAAAATTCTGGCTATTAAAGATATTTACAATACAGAAGATTATACCAATCATATTTCTTTGCTACATCCTATAGTAGCTAGAGCCTATATGATTGTGCCAATTTTCCAAGGTGAAGAAATTTGGGGATTGCTGGCGGTATATCAAAATAGTAAATCTCGAGATTGGCAAGAAGATGAGATTGATTTACTAGTGCATATTGCCAATCAATTAGGCGTAGGAATTCAACAAGCAGAATTACTAGAACAAACGCAGCGCCAAAAAGAAGAATTGACACAAACACTGACAGAGTTGCAACGCACGCAAACTCAGTTAATTCAAAGTGAAAAAATGGCTGGGTTAGGACAAGTAGTTGCTGGCGTAGCTCATGAAATTAATAATCCAATTAGTTTTATTTACGGCAATATTTCCCATGTCACCGAATATACTGAAAACTTGCTGAACCTGCTGCGAATTTATCAGAAAAATTATCCTAATCCGAAAGCAGAAGTTAAACAGCAATCAGCAGAAATAGATATAGAATTTATCGCTAAAGACTTACCTAAGATTCTGACTTCTATGAATACTGGTGCAGAACGCATCAGCGAATTAGTACTTTCATTACGTACTTTTTCACGCCTGGATGAAGCAGATATGAAACCTGTGAACATCCATGAAGGTATTGACAGTACATTAATGATTTTACAACATCGCCTGAAACTGCAGGCTGATGGGAGTGGTATTGAAGTAGTGAAGAAATACTCTCCATTACCTCCAGTTGAGTGCTATGCAGCCGAGATGAATCAGGTATTTATGAATATTCTCAGTAATGCAATTGATGCAATAGAGAATGGAGTAAAAGTGAAAAAAACCATTGAGCAGCCTGAAATTTATATTTATACAGAACTGGTAGATGAAAATTCCATCCAGATTCGGATTTTGGACAATGGTTGTGGTATTCCAGAAAATATGCGATCGCGAATTTTTGATCCGTTCTTTACCACCAAGGAGCCAGGTAAAGGTACGGGTGTGGGATTATATATTAGCTATCAGATTGTTGTGGAAAAACATGGTGGTCAAATTCAGTGCTTTTCCGAGCCTGATAAAGGTTCTGAGTTCTTAATTCAAATTCCGATTAAACGGGCAGTCAGCTAAAAATATTACAATAGATAATAAACAGAGAACAGGGAATAGGCAGCAAGAATATGCCCTCTGCCTCATGCCCTGTTTTTCATATTGCTTGCCCCGGAAATGTTAAACTCGTAAACACTGGGGTTAAAGTGCCTGGGCTAAGTTTGACTTTCAGACAATGGTATTTGGCAATCGCTTCAATTACTCGTAAGCTGTTACGCATTTAAATTGTATATTTCGCACTCAGGTTGTCAAAAGTCCAGAGTCCATAGTCAAAGGCTAGCTTGGACTTTGGACTCTTGACCCTTGACATTCCTAACGCCAGAATATTTGATTTATGTGCGTATCAGCTTACATTCAAGCTCTAATTATCTTAATGAAAAAGTATCATTAATATTGCATTTTGAATTATTTATATGGTTACTCTATCTCCTAGCCTCAAAGCTAGACTCTCTCAACCCTTAAAAATCGGTGCTTTTGCAGTCAACAGCCGGGTTTTACAGTCACCTTTATCTGGTGTCACTGATTTGGTATTTCGCCGTCTGGTACGTCGCTATGCACCAGATTCGATGATGTATACCGAAATGGTGAACGCTACGGGGTTGCACTATGTGAAAGAGTTGCCAAAAATCATGGAGGTAGATCCCAATGAGCGACCAATTAGTATCCAGCTATTTGATTGTCGTCCAGATTTTTTAGCAGAAGCAGCAGTCAAAGCGGTAGAAGAAGGCGCTGATACTGTTGATATTAATATGGGCTGTCCTGTAAATAAAATCACTAAAAATGGTGGTGGTTCGTCGCTATTAAGACAGCCAGAAGTAGCAGAGGCAATAGTTAGAGAGGTAGTAAAGGCTGTTAATGTACCTGTAACAGTCAAAACCCGTATTGGTTGGAATGACAAAGAAATTACTATTCTCGATTTTGCCAAACGGATGGAAGATGCAGGCGCACAAATGATCACCGTGCATGGACGTACTCGCGCCCAAGGGTATAATGGCAATGCGCGTTGGGAATGGATTGCGCGTGTGAAGGAAATCTTATCTATCCCAGTGATTGGGAATGGCGATATCTTCTCAGTGGAAGCGGCGGTGAAATGCTTAGAGCAAACTGGTGCTGATGGGGTGATGTGTTCCCGTGGGACTTTAGGTTATCCGTTTTTGGTGGGAGAAGTAGATTACTTCTTAAAAACTGGAGAACTGTTACCGCCACCTACACCAATTCAGCGTTTGGAATGCGCTAGAGAACATTTACAAGCTTTATGGGAATATAAAGGCGATCGCGGTGTACGTCAAGCCCGCAAGCACATGACTTGGTACGCTAAAGGCTTTGTCGGTGCTGCTGATTTGCGCGGACAGCTAAGTTGTGTAGAAACTGTCAATCAAGGTTTAGATTTGATTGATCGCGCCATTGAACAATTGACTAAGGGTTATGAACCAGAATTAGATGCAGAATCTAATTTTGCTTTTGTTTCATAAGTTGTGATGCATTTAAATTGAGGCTACGCCAACAAGCCAAAATTTAAAATCTAATATCAATGACAAATGGGGAGGGCACAGCATTGCTGTGCCCTCCGAATAATTAATAGGTTGTAAATATTGTTTGAAT contains the following coding sequences:
- a CDS encoding type 1 glutamine amidotransferase, which encodes MNYQITIGWLYPTLMSTYGDRGNVITIERRAQWRGFGVKVVSLDQNATAEDIKAVDLIVGGGAQDRQQEIVMRDLQGAKADAMREKIENGTPGVFTCGSPQLLGHYYEPGLGQRIEGLGILDLVSVHPGENTKRCIGNLVIEVTASRLAQDLKAMTGSTPYLVGFENHGGRTKLGKVEALGKVVYGLGNNGEDGTEGAFYQNAIATYSHGPLLPKNPFVADWLIQTALRLKYQQPITLEPLDDTLAMQAREAMFKRLKVSLPTPAAANV
- a CDS encoding pyridoxal phosphate-dependent aminotransferase yields the protein MESLTSRMQAVQTPIIPVVGELITNSPGTISLGQGVVSYNPPPQAQEFLAKFLAEPTNNLYKAVEGIPPLIAALAAKLQAFNGIEINQNNCIVVTAGSNMGFMNAILAITSPGDEIILNKPYYFNHEMAITMAGCCPVLVDTDENYQLRPDAIAQAITPKTRAVVTISPNNPTGVVYSEAALRQVNQLCGNNGIYHISDEAYEYFTYNGVKHISPAAFANSSDYTISLYSLSKAYGFASWRIGYMVIPQHLLVPVKKVQDTILICAPVISQYAALGALQAKEEYLKENIGAISQVREVVLESLNHLQGLCTITPADGAFYFFLKVHTQMNAFELVKKLIQEHQVAVIPGTTFGMEDGCYLRVAYGALQQETVKAGMERLVQGLQTILGN
- a CDS encoding carbon dioxide-concentrating mechanism protein CcmK; its protein translation is MTLSLGMIEVYGVPAAVEVGDAMCKAARITLVGYENTDLGRITVLIRGEVGEVTVAVGAGLEAVGRVNGGEVLSHHIIPRPHENLEYVLPIHRSANVEQFNADIRFPPPLSA
- a CDS encoding cytochrome P450; the protein is MQLPNQLKKPPFLQRIQWVADPVGYMESAAQQYPDLFTARIIGFGNNIVFVNHPQGLQEILTNDRKKFLAIGKENKLLQPLLGDYSIVMLDGDRHRKRRQLVMPSFHGDRMRAYGQLIRDLTEKLLNQLPTNQIFSARNTTQEISLQVILQTVFGVYEGERCEQLKQQLKLMGDLFRSPLTSSFLFFPALQKDLGAWSPWGKFLRDQKKLDQLLYAEIAERRQKPNPERIDILSLLMSATDEAGNQMTDQELRDELITLLVAGYETTATAMAWGLYWIHQKPEVYTKLLQELDNLGDAPDPMSIFRLPYLTAVCNETLRIRPVAMLTFPRVVQEPVELIGYSLQPNTVVIGCMFLTHQREDLYPEHQQFKPERFLERQFSPYEFIPFGGGVRRCLGEALAIFEMKIVLATILSRYQLALADHKPEVARRRGLTLAPANGVKMMITGKRARQESQLSLASN
- a CDS encoding 3'-5' exonuclease codes for the protein MNNQNYPYYLIIDLEATCCDRGTVPRQEMEIIEIGAVMLNGNTWEIDSEFQQFIQPVRNPQLTPFCTNLTSIQQQDIETAPKFTEAIANLKAWMSSFPNNIFCSWGNYDKSQFIQDCKYHHVPYPFGAEHINIKEEFSKYLSVSKRFGMAQALEHLGMELKGTHHRGIDDARNIATIYRYMLTQKRI
- the petN gene encoding cytochrome b6-f complex subunit PetN gives rise to the protein MAILTLGWVSLLVVFTWSIAMVVWGRNGL
- a CDS encoding GAF domain-containing protein, with product MENSFSLQSSNPNTEQEAYQPDQRFSLYQGDQHRALSKVIARIRESLDIETIFKTTVKEVRQLLNSDRVGVFRFYPDSGWEGEFIYEDVATEWSSALKAKLRDQCFATEFAGLYQQGRINVLHDIYQANISDCHIKLLERFQVRANIAVPLMKGKDLWGLLCIHQCSQPRQWQASEVEFAQLIAEHLGVALLQADYLEQVKIQSAQLAQATARTKVAEWQKTIAKTVEKIRQFLDLKSIFHATTEELRKLLNADRVAIYRFNPDWSGEFVFESVAAGWTSLIEEQSQRPELGENVSECSVKDLAEIPLVDTYLQDTEGGRFTRGEVYRICNDIYQADFSECYINVLESYQAKAYVIIAIYHGQKLWGLLAVYQNDSSRDWQEDEVYLLTQVGTQLGVALQQAEFLEQSQNQAAELTKAAERQRALANTVEKIRQSLDIDIIFKTTTQEVRGLLQVERVSIYRFNPDWSGEFVADSIVDGWTRIIQPQSVTEQALLPGTPPGKYARHEIFVPISQGEKLWGLLVAYQNSQARYWQNEEINLLAQVGVQLGVAIQQAETLKQVQIQAQQLAQAAERERKATEREKALAATVKKMRQSLNLDTIFATTTQEVQRLLELDRATIYRFQEDHNVEFVAESLVNNGTVNRQVVPLIIRDYFQQIQGRDYHNSKILAIKDIYNTEDYTNHISLLHPIVARAYMIVPIFQGEEIWGLLAVYQNSKSRDWQEDEIDLLVHIANQLGVGIQQAELLEQTQRQKEELTQTLTELQRTQTQLIQSEKMAGLGQVVAGVAHEINNPISFIYGNISHVTEYTENLLNLLRIYQKNYPNPKAEVKQQSAEIDIEFIAKDLPKILTSMNTGAERISELVLSLRTFSRLDEADMKPVNIHEGIDSTLMILQHRLKLQADGSGIEVVKKYSPLPPVECYAAEMNQVFMNILSNAIDAIENGVKVKKTIEQPEIYIYTELVDENSIQIRILDNGCGIPENMRSRIFDPFFTTKEPGKGTGVGLYISYQIVVEKHGGQIQCFSEPDKGSEFLIQIPIKRAVS
- the dusB gene encoding tRNA dihydrouridine synthase DusB, with the translated sequence MVTLSPSLKARLSQPLKIGAFAVNSRVLQSPLSGVTDLVFRRLVRRYAPDSMMYTEMVNATGLHYVKELPKIMEVDPNERPISIQLFDCRPDFLAEAAVKAVEEGADTVDINMGCPVNKITKNGGGSSLLRQPEVAEAIVREVVKAVNVPVTVKTRIGWNDKEITILDFAKRMEDAGAQMITVHGRTRAQGYNGNARWEWIARVKEILSIPVIGNGDIFSVEAAVKCLEQTGADGVMCSRGTLGYPFLVGEVDYFLKTGELLPPPTPIQRLECAREHLQALWEYKGDRGVRQARKHMTWYAKGFVGAADLRGQLSCVETVNQGLDLIDRAIEQLTKGYEPELDAESNFAFVS